From the genome of Blautia pseudococcoides, one region includes:
- the sigG gene encoding RNA polymerase sporulation sigma factor SigG yields the protein MALNKVEICGVNTSKLPVLTNEEKDILFERIKKGDTEARELYIKGNLRLVLSIIKRFSASNENVDDLFQIGCIGLMKAIDNFDTTLNVKFSTYAVPMIIGEIRRYLRDNNSIRVSRSLRDTAYKAIYAKENYVKRNLKEPTINEIAEEIGIEKEDIVYALDAIQSPVSLYEPVYTEGGDTLYVMDQISDKKNREENWIEDLSLKEAMKRLDDREKHIIEMRFYEGKTQMEVAQEIGISQAQVSRLEKHALKNMKNYLRP from the coding sequence ATGGCACTTAATAAAGTTGAAATATGCGGTGTGAACACTTCCAAACTCCCTGTACTTACCAATGAAGAGAAGGACATTCTGTTCGAGCGGATCAAAAAGGGAGATACGGAAGCCAGAGAATTATATATCAAGGGAAATTTGAGGCTGGTGCTCAGTATCATCAAACGTTTCTCCGCCAGCAACGAAAATGTGGATGATTTATTCCAGATTGGCTGCATCGGGCTTATGAAGGCAATTGATAATTTCGATACAACACTGAACGTGAAATTTTCTACTTATGCGGTTCCCATGATCATCGGTGAGATCCGCAGGTATCTGCGGGACAACAACTCCATCCGGGTAAGCCGCTCACTTCGCGATACTGCATATAAAGCCATCTATGCCAAAGAAAATTACGTCAAAAGAAATCTCAAAGAGCCTACCATCAATGAAATTGCCGAGGAGATCGGCATTGAAAAAGAGGATATCGTCTATGCCCTGGACGCCATCCAAAGCCCGGTCAGCCTCTATGAACCTGTGTACACAGAAGGAGGCGACACCCTGTATGTCATGGACCAGATCAGTGACAAGAAAAACAGGGAGGAGAACTGGATTGAAGATCTCTCCCTGAAGGAGGCCATGAAACGCCTGGACGACAGGGAAAAACACATTATTGAAATGCGTTTCTACGAAGGAAAAACCCAGATGGAGGTTGCCCAGGAAATCGGCATCTCCCAGGCCCAGGTCAGCCGCCTGGAAAAGCACGCACTAAAAAATATGAAAAACTACCTGCGTCCCTGA
- a CDS encoding HIT family protein — MAYELYFCNCIEDSRILYETDNFIVVYDIDPIQKGHLLIITKQHYGNIREVPESVLYELIRLEQQVADIIETNFDVLGVTVMQNNGLVMDEGTHFHVHIIPRYADDRFWENQAVKQHELPLEQLSRCLAEQLH, encoded by the coding sequence CTGGCATATGAACTGTATTTTTGCAATTGTATAGAAGACTCACGAATACTTTATGAGACGGATAATTTTATTGTAGTTTATGATATTGATCCAATTCAGAAAGGCCATTTATTAATTATTACCAAACAGCATTATGGAAATATCCGGGAGGTCCCGGAATCGGTTTTATATGAATTGATCCGGCTGGAACAGCAGGTGGCCGATATTATAGAAACGAATTTTGATGTACTCGGGGTGACCGTTATGCAGAATAACGGTCTGGTTATGGATGAGGGCACACATTTTCATGTACATATCATTCCCCGGTACGCTGACGACCGTTTCTGGGAAAATCAGGCAGTAAAACAACATGAACTGCCACTGGAGCAGCTCTCCCGCTGTTTAGCAGAACAGCTTCACTAA
- a CDS encoding L-2-amino-thiazoline-4-carboxylic acid hydrolase — translation MSNTCTSNIHNEPKIKNKLIQAVRGQLEQRAAWLYLLCDEAGKRGLAWEDFGSEAIRRCGLSQGGELVRQGGTSSLKGLRKQLFTKPAQWVFEMKIRKSTEKELAIDFHYCPLVKAWQKAGCSDEEIRKLCDIAMCGDHGIGEAYGGRLKLLKSIAKGDDVCRLYYHKK, via the coding sequence ATGTCAAATACTTGCACATCTAACATCCACAACGAACCGAAGATAAAGAATAAACTCATTCAGGCTGTCCGGGGACAGCTTGAGCAGCGGGCGGCCTGGCTGTATTTATTGTGTGACGAGGCCGGAAAAAGAGGGCTTGCCTGGGAAGATTTCGGAAGCGAAGCCATTCGCCGCTGTGGTCTTTCACAAGGCGGGGAGCTGGTCAGACAAGGGGGAACCAGCAGTTTGAAAGGCCTCAGAAAACAACTTTTTACCAAACCCGCCCAGTGGGTATTTGAGATGAAGATCAGAAAGAGCACAGAAAAAGAGCTGGCAATTGATTTTCATTATTGCCCATTAGTGAAAGCCTGGCAGAAAGCCGGCTGTTCTGACGAGGAAATACGGAAACTCTGCGACATTGCCATGTGCGGTGACCATGGTATAGGTGAAGCTTACGGGGGACGGCTGAAGCTTCTGAAATCCATAGCCAAAGGTGATGATGTATGCCGTTTATATTACCACAAAAAATAA
- a CDS encoding M42 family metallopeptidase has product MDKYLEYILEQMKMLLAIDSPSGYTQEVTDYLMEEYKRLGFLPEKTVKGGVLVDLESGDRANGVLLEAHVDTLGAMVSEIKSNGRLKITPIGGMNANNAEAENCRIITRFDGIYEGTCQLANASVHVNGEYDKTGRTFDTLEIVPDEPIADREAAAALGISTGDYVCFDPRTVITRSGYIKSRFLDDKLSAAVLLGYAKYVKDEKITLANRVYQHMTVFEEVGHGGAASVPDGVTEVISVDMGCVGEGLSCTERQVSICAKDSRGPYNFDLVTSLVKTARDMGLSYAVDVYPHYGSDADVALTAGYDVRHGLIGPGVYASHGYERSHVDGVLNTFLLLKGYLG; this is encoded by the coding sequence ATGGACAAGTATTTAGAATACATATTGGAACAGATGAAAATGCTTCTGGCAATTGACAGTCCGTCGGGATACACACAGGAAGTTACGGATTATCTGATGGAGGAATATAAAAGATTGGGATTTCTCCCTGAAAAAACCGTCAAAGGGGGTGTGCTGGTGGACCTGGAAAGCGGCGACAGGGCAAACGGAGTTCTTTTGGAGGCTCATGTGGATACCCTGGGCGCTATGGTCTCAGAGATCAAAAGTAATGGACGGCTGAAGATCACACCTATAGGCGGAATGAACGCCAATAATGCAGAGGCGGAAAACTGCAGGATCATTACCCGTTTTGACGGCATTTATGAGGGAACCTGCCAGCTTGCCAATGCTTCGGTCCATGTAAACGGGGAATATGATAAAACCGGAAGAACATTTGATACCCTGGAGATCGTGCCGGATGAACCTATCGCTGACAGGGAGGCTGCAGCCGCACTTGGGATCTCCACAGGGGATTATGTATGTTTTGACCCCAGAACAGTGATAACCAGATCTGGATATATTAAAAGCCGTTTTCTGGATGACAAACTCAGCGCCGCTGTTTTACTGGGTTATGCAAAATATGTGAAAGATGAAAAGATAACGCTGGCAAACAGAGTCTATCAGCATATGACCGTATTTGAGGAGGTAGGCCACGGCGGGGCTGCCTCTGTTCCGGATGGGGTGACGGAGGTGATCTCTGTTGACATGGGATGTGTCGGTGAGGGTCTTAGCTGCACAGAACGGCAGGTATCTATCTGTGCCAAGGACAGCAGGGGGCCTTATAATTTTGATTTAGTTACATCACTGGTGAAAACAGCCCGGGATATGGGGCTTTCGTATGCGGTAGATGTGTATCCTCATTATGGGTCAGATGCAGACGTGGCACTTACCGCAGGATATGATGTGCGGCATGGATTGATCGGGCCCGGAGTATATGCTTCACACGGGTACGAGAGAAGCCATGTGGACGGCGTTCTGAATACATTCCTGCTTTTAAAAGGATATCTTGGATAA
- a CDS encoding queuosine precursor transporter, which translates to MSNEILLIVSLVLIYSFVLLAYYFFDVSGLYGWTVFCTITANIEVLLMVRAFGMEQTLGNILFASSFLVTDIISEIGGKKQAQKAVNLGICTSCCFILVSQMWLLYTPSANDWASPAFHTIFSNTPRLLFASLLVYAVSQKFDVWAYHKWWAFTTKRFGDAESFLWLRNNGSTLVSQLLNTMLYTFGAFWGMYPLSVLLHICISSYVIFVFTSLLDTPFVYMARWMKHKKDGAAAKKKNAALEM; encoded by the coding sequence ATGAGTAATGAAATTTTGTTAATCGTATCCCTGGTGCTGATCTATAGTTTTGTATTGCTGGCATATTACTTTTTTGATGTATCCGGCCTGTATGGATGGACTGTTTTCTGTACCATCACTGCCAACATTGAAGTATTGCTTATGGTGAGGGCTTTTGGCATGGAGCAGACCCTGGGAAATATACTGTTTGCCTCGTCTTTTCTTGTGACCGATATTATCAGTGAGATCGGCGGAAAGAAACAGGCACAGAAAGCCGTCAACCTGGGGATCTGTACTTCCTGCTGTTTTATACTGGTTTCCCAGATGTGGCTTTTGTATACGCCTTCAGCTAACGACTGGGCAAGTCCTGCGTTCCATACGATTTTTTCCAACACACCGCGCCTGCTTTTTGCCAGTCTGCTGGTTTACGCGGTGTCTCAGAAATTTGATGTGTGGGCTTATCATAAATGGTGGGCATTTACCACAAAACGGTTTGGAGATGCGGAAAGTTTTTTATGGCTTCGTAATAACGGTTCCACCTTGGTATCACAGCTTTTGAATACAATGTTATATACCTTTGGTGCATTTTGGGGCATGTATCCGCTTTCGGTGCTTCTGCATATCTGTATTTCCAGCTATGTGATTTTTGTATTTACCAGCCTGCTTGACACACCTTTTGTATATATGGCTCGTTGGATGAAACATAAAAAAGATGGAGCCGCGGCAAAAAAGAAAAATGCTGCGCTTGAAATGTAA
- a CDS encoding radical SAM protein, translating to MSIQEPSNRYSVIREKNPREILLLRGSGCKWRRCTFCDYHLDFSRDEEANFHLNQAELAKVTGCFHRLEVINSGSFCDLDEKTLRLIREVCAEKRIRELHFECHWMHKDAIQAARDFFAEKGICLKIKMGVETFDEEFREKVLQKGIAAASPREIAKYADEVCLLFGLTGQTFTSMKSDIETGLSLFERICINVMVENSTKMKPDRDVIRIFAQNLYPVYIENERVDILMENTEFGVGDKYE from the coding sequence ATGAGTATTCAGGAACCAAGTAACCGTTATAGTGTAATACGGGAAAAGAATCCCCGGGAGATTTTGCTCCTTCGGGGAAGCGGCTGTAAATGGCGCCGCTGTACATTCTGTGATTATCATCTGGATTTTTCCAGGGATGAGGAAGCTAATTTTCATTTGAATCAGGCGGAGCTTGCTAAGGTCACAGGCTGTTTTCACAGACTGGAAGTGATCAACTCAGGTAGTTTCTGTGACCTGGATGAGAAGACTTTACGACTGATACGTGAGGTCTGTGCGGAAAAAAGGATACGGGAGCTGCATTTTGAATGTCACTGGATGCATAAGGATGCGATCCAGGCAGCACGTGATTTTTTCGCAGAGAAAGGTATCTGTCTGAAGATCAAGATGGGAGTGGAGACTTTTGATGAGGAATTTCGTGAAAAGGTTCTCCAAAAGGGAATTGCTGCCGCTTCTCCCCGGGAAATTGCCAAATACGCAGATGAGGTATGTCTGTTGTTCGGCCTTACAGGTCAGACGTTTACTTCTATGAAAAGTGATATAGAGACAGGGCTTTCTTTATTTGAGAGGATCTGCATCAATGTTATGGTGGAGAATTCCACTAAAATGAAGCCGGACAGGGATGTGATACGGATATTTGCCCAAAATCTTTATCCTGTCTATATAGAGAATGAGCGGGTTGATATCCTGATGGAAAACACCGAATTTGGGGTAGGTGACAAATATGAGTAA
- the nrdR gene encoding transcriptional regulator NrdR, which produces MKCPFCNQDNTRVIDSRPVPDNNSIRRRRQCDECGKRFTTYEKIETIPLVVIKKDQSREQYDRTKIQDGIMRACYKRPISVEQIEKIIDEIETEIFNKEDREIPSTEIGEIVMDKLKDLDAVTYVRFASVYREFKDVNTFMDELKKILN; this is translated from the coding sequence ATGAAATGTCCATTTTGCAATCAAGACAACACCCGTGTCATAGATTCCAGACCGGTTCCAGATAATAATTCCATCCGAAGAAGGAGACAATGTGACGAGTGCGGCAAGCGCTTCACCACCTACGAGAAAATAGAGACAATCCCTCTGGTGGTCATCAAAAAAGACCAGAGCCGGGAGCAATACGACCGCACCAAAATCCAGGACGGCATCATGCGCGCCTGCTACAAGCGTCCAATCTCGGTGGAACAGATTGAGAAGATCATCGACGAGATCGAAACCGAAATCTTCAACAAAGAAGACCGTGAAATCCCCAGCACCGAGATCGGTGAAATCGTCATGGACAAACTAAAAGACTTAGACGCCGTAACCTACGTCCGCTTCGCCTCCGTCTACCGCGAATTTAAAGACGTAAACACCTTCATGGACGAACTAAAAAAAATCCTGAATTAA
- a CDS encoding ABC transporter substrate-binding protein — protein sequence MKRVRFILTLLFALTLTTVLGGCQDKKESGKESKNNESSTETKAEPTMGGSIVVGIPQDIEDSLDPHKSVAAGTKEVLFNIYEGLVKPDEKGNYIDAVAQSHTISEDGRTYTFTLREGVKFHNGADVTVDDVKYSIERCAGITEGTEPLIAAFSNVENVETPDDKTIVIHLKEADTEFLAYLIVAVIPKDVQDLAANPVGTGPFMYESRSPQENIKIKKFADYWDREHQAYLDEVTFKVVSDSNAIVTGLKGGSLDMVARIDSNQSAQLKGEDFTIYEGGMNLVQALYLNNAEAPFDDIKVRQALCYAVNRQDVLDMIADGKGTIIGSSMFPAFDKYYMPELADKYPQDVKKAKELLAEAGYPDGFDMTITVPSNYQQHVDTAQILVEQLKQIGVNAEIRLVEWDSWLSDVYGDRKFQSTVVGVDAAYLSGRALLERFTSDASKNFINFSNEEYDKLYQQVKKSTDDGEQTELYKKMETILADHAANVYIQDMASEVALRKSYGGFTFYPLYVLDMAKIYKIK from the coding sequence ATGAAAAGAGTAAGATTCATTTTAACACTTCTCTTTGCACTTACCCTGACTACTGTACTCGGCGGCTGCCAAGACAAAAAGGAAAGCGGTAAAGAGTCCAAAAACAACGAAAGTTCCACAGAAACAAAAGCGGAACCAACCATGGGAGGTTCCATTGTAGTAGGAATTCCTCAGGATATAGAGGATAGTCTTGACCCACACAAATCGGTAGCGGCAGGAACCAAAGAAGTCCTATTCAATATTTATGAAGGCTTAGTAAAGCCGGATGAAAAAGGCAATTACATTGATGCAGTAGCCCAGTCGCACACCATTTCAGAGGATGGCAGGACTTACACCTTTACACTGCGTGAAGGCGTAAAATTCCACAATGGAGCGGACGTTACCGTAGACGATGTGAAATATTCGATCGAGCGATGCGCCGGTATCACGGAAGGAACAGAACCGTTGATAGCGGCTTTTTCTAATGTGGAAAACGTTGAAACTCCCGATGACAAAACCATTGTCATCCATTTAAAAGAAGCTGACACAGAATTTTTGGCATATCTTATTGTGGCAGTCATCCCAAAAGATGTGCAGGACCTGGCAGCCAACCCGGTGGGGACAGGCCCGTTTATGTATGAGTCCCGTTCTCCTCAGGAGAATATTAAGATCAAAAAATTCGCAGACTACTGGGATCGTGAGCATCAGGCATATCTGGATGAAGTTACCTTTAAAGTGGTAAGTGACAGCAATGCCATTGTGACCGGACTAAAAGGCGGCTCCCTGGATATGGTGGCACGTATTGACTCCAACCAGTCTGCCCAGCTCAAAGGTGAGGATTTTACCATCTATGAAGGCGGCATGAATCTGGTACAGGCACTATATCTGAACAATGCGGAAGCCCCTTTTGATGATATAAAGGTACGCCAGGCTCTCTGTTATGCAGTGAACCGTCAGGATGTCCTGGATATGATCGCAGACGGAAAAGGAACCATAATCGGCAGCAGTATGTTCCCGGCTTTTGACAAATACTACATGCCTGAACTTGCAGACAAATACCCTCAGGATGTGAAGAAAGCAAAAGAACTGCTGGCTGAAGCCGGATATCCGGATGGATTTGACATGACCATCACCGTACCGTCCAATTACCAGCAGCATGTGGACACGGCCCAGATTTTGGTGGAGCAGTTAAAACAGATCGGTGTCAACGCTGAGATCCGGCTTGTGGAATGGGACAGCTGGCTCAGTGATGTGTACGGTGACAGGAAATTCCAGTCTACTGTAGTTGGTGTGGATGCAGCTTATTTAAGCGGCCGGGCCCTGCTGGAGCGCTTTACCTCAGATGCTTCCAAAAATTTTATAAACTTCAGCAATGAAGAGTATGATAAACTCTATCAGCAGGTAAAGAAAAGCACAGACGACGGGGAACAGACAGAACTTTACAAAAAGATGGAAACCATTCTGGCAGATCATGCGGCAAATGTCTACATCCAGGATATGGCATCAGAGGTTGCACTGAGAAAGTCATACGGCGGCTTTACATTCTATCCTCTGTATGTGCTGGATATGGCAAAGATTTATAAGATAAAATAA
- a CDS encoding ABC transporter permease, whose product MKYIVKKIGTLIITLLIVSFLSFMAFSVIPGDAAISKLGTEATKEQVEALRHGMGLDKPVLVRYGLWLKDFVTGDMGDSYSYSMPVRDMLADKIPINITMVLIGFFIILLFSIPLGILTAQHEGGRLDRLLMTCNQVIMSVPGFFLGILITYLFGLVLRWFTPGAYVSPSESFGGFLAYLIAPSIAIALPKSAMAVKMLRSSVITQLRMDYVRTAYSRGNRAGRVLYRHVLKNALIPVLTFWAMTIADMMANSIILEQVFTIPGMGSLLITSISNRDYPVVQGIIVLIAAMVVIINFAVDILYGKIDPRIRMDA is encoded by the coding sequence ATGAAATATATTGTGAAAAAAATAGGTACTCTCATTATAACATTGTTAATTGTCTCTTTTCTGTCTTTTATGGCCTTTTCCGTGATCCCCGGTGACGCGGCAATATCAAAACTGGGAACAGAGGCCACAAAAGAACAGGTAGAGGCATTACGGCATGGGATGGGGCTGGACAAACCGGTGCTTGTCCGTTACGGTCTGTGGCTAAAGGATTTTGTGACCGGAGATATGGGAGATTCCTACAGCTATTCCATGCCGGTGCGGGATATGCTGGCAGATAAAATACCCATCAATATCACCATGGTGCTGATAGGCTTTTTTATTATCCTGCTGTTTTCCATTCCGCTCGGTATTTTAACTGCACAGCATGAGGGCGGCAGGCTTGACCGCCTTCTCATGACCTGTAATCAGGTGATCATGTCAGTACCCGGATTTTTTCTGGGCATCTTGATCACGTATTTGTTCGGACTGGTGCTCAGGTGGTTTACGCCCGGTGCGTATGTTTCCCCCTCAGAAAGCTTCGGGGGATTTCTGGCATACCTTATAGCGCCCAGTATAGCCATTGCACTTCCCAAAAGCGCAATGGCAGTGAAAATGCTGCGCAGTTCTGTGATCACACAGCTTCGTATGGACTATGTGCGGACTGCCTACAGCCGGGGAAACAGGGCAGGACGGGTCCTCTACAGACATGTCCTGAAAAATGCACTGATCCCGGTGCTCACATTCTGGGCTATGACCATTGCTGATATGATGGCAAACAGCATTATTCTGGAACAGGTATTTACCATTCCCGGTATGGGCAGTCTGTTGATCACCTCCATATCCAACAGGGATTACCCGGTTGTCCAGGGGATCATTGTGCTGATCGCGGCTATGGTGGTTATCATAAATTTCGCAGTGGATATTTTATATGGAAAAATAGACCCACGGATCCGCATGGATGCATAG
- a CDS encoding ABC transporter permease — protein MRKDRKNMPGNLFVGASLAGCMLLFMLIGLLYTPYDPDAMSGGAKFAAPSFAHLFGCDQFGRDILSRVMKGTGTTFFVGAATVLIGGGAGLLVGAFTGYFGGWLDEVLMRFNDAVVSFPSILLALVFISILGPGKYNVILALGVVFIPSFARMTRSEFISQREMDYVKSARLMGASHLRIIFVHILPNTLPTILATAAIGFNNAVLAEAGMSYLGIGVQPPDASLGRMLSESQAYLATAPWCALFPGVAVILLALGFSLLSDGLQKKGGK, from the coding sequence ATGAGAAAAGACAGAAAAAACATGCCGGGCAATTTGTTCGTCGGTGCTTCCCTTGCTGGATGCATGCTGCTGTTTATGCTGATCGGACTTTTGTATACCCCTTATGATCCGGATGCCATGAGCGGCGGGGCAAAATTTGCGGCACCTTCTTTTGCCCACCTGTTTGGATGTGACCAGTTTGGGCGGGATATTTTAAGCCGTGTCATGAAGGGGACGGGGACCACCTTTTTTGTGGGTGCGGCAACGGTTCTCATCGGAGGCGGGGCCGGACTTTTGGTGGGTGCGTTTACCGGATATTTCGGCGGGTGGCTGGATGAGGTGCTGATGCGCTTCAATGACGCTGTGGTTTCGTTTCCCAGTATATTGCTGGCACTGGTATTTATCAGTATTTTAGGACCGGGAAAATATAACGTGATCCTGGCCCTTGGCGTGGTATTTATCCCAAGCTTTGCCCGTATGACCAGAAGTGAATTTATTTCCCAGAGGGAAATGGATTATGTAAAAAGTGCGAGACTGATGGGCGCATCCCATCTGCGGATCATTTTTGTGCATATTCTTCCAAATACACTTCCCACAATTCTGGCAACAGCTGCCATTGGATTTAATAATGCCGTTTTGGCTGAGGCGGGGATGAGTTATCTGGGGATCGGCGTGCAGCCGCCGGATGCCAGCCTTGGAAGAATGCTGTCGGAATCCCAGGCGTATCTGGCAACAGCCCCCTGGTGTGCCCTGTTTCCAGGGGTGGCGGTTATCCTTCTGGCACTGGGATTTTCTTTGCTGAGTGATGGTCTGCAGAAGAAAGGCGGGAAGTGA
- a CDS encoding ABC transporter ATP-binding protein yields the protein MALLEIKNLAIEFHDTVPPTKIVEDISFCMEEGEILGIVGESGSGKTQTALSVMGLLGEHARMPRGEILFQGRNILKMPKEELRSIRGKEIGIVFQEPMTSLNPVMTIGEQVEEAMGIHSPYSAKERKARALAMMKNVELPNPELLYGKYPHQLSGGMRQRVMIAAALVMEPKLLIADEPTTALDVTIQAQILKLLQRINKEQGTAILFISHDLGVIRHLCSRVIVMNRGEAVEQGNVQDIFEHPSMEYTRKLLAAIPNRRTSLRKRAAKQERGEG from the coding sequence ATGGCGTTATTGGAAATAAAAAATCTGGCAATTGAATTTCATGATACAGTCCCGCCTACGAAAATTGTGGAGGACATTTCTTTTTGTATGGAGGAAGGAGAAATACTGGGGATTGTAGGAGAATCGGGTTCCGGAAAAACACAGACAGCCCTGTCTGTCATGGGACTTTTGGGGGAACACGCAAGAATGCCCAGAGGAGAGATCCTGTTTCAGGGCAGGAATATTCTGAAAATGCCGAAAGAAGAACTCCGGAGTATCCGGGGAAAAGAAATAGGCATTGTTTTTCAGGAACCCATGACTTCCTTAAACCCGGTAATGACAATCGGAGAACAGGTGGAAGAGGCCATGGGAATCCACAGCCCTTACAGCGCTAAGGAGCGAAAAGCAAGGGCTCTGGCGATGATGAAAAATGTGGAGCTTCCCAATCCGGAACTGTTGTACGGAAAGTACCCCCATCAGCTCTCTGGCGGTATGCGGCAGCGGGTCATGATCGCAGCAGCGCTTGTGATGGAACCTAAACTTTTGATCGCGGACGAGCCAACCACAGCATTGGATGTGACCATACAGGCACAGATCTTAAAACTCCTTCAGAGAATCAATAAAGAACAGGGTACGGCAATCCTCTTTATCTCCCATGATCTGGGGGTTATCCGCCACCTCTGCAGCCGTGTCATTGTGATGAACCGGGGGGAGGCCGTGGAACAGGGGAATGTGCAGGATATATTTGAACATCCTTCCATGGAATATACCAGGAAGCTTTTGGCTGCCATACCAAACCGAAGGACCTCGCTTAGAAAACGGGCGGCGAAACAGGAAAGGGGGGAGGGGTAA
- a CDS encoding ABC transporter ATP-binding protein: MEPVLEVKHVSASYREGRKEQQVLKDVDLTVRENEILGLVGESGCGKTTLSKAILGFVNVREGEIIHHTKHPQMIFQDPYSSLNPGKRVEWILEEPLRMQKVPKEERRRRVLAMAEKTGLSKEHLKRHPRELSGGQRQRVSIAASLLQGARFIIADEPVSALDVTIQRQIMELIIKLQEEMKFSVLFISHDLNVIYQMCDRVLVMRDGRIVEEGDVEEVFSCPKAAYTKELMAATLDVEGM; this comes from the coding sequence ATGGAACCTGTACTGGAAGTGAAGCATGTAAGCGCATCTTACCGGGAGGGCAGAAAAGAGCAGCAGGTTTTAAAAGATGTTGATCTTACTGTCCGGGAGAATGAGATCCTGGGGCTTGTGGGCGAGAGCGGCTGCGGAAAAACCACGCTTTCCAAAGCGATATTAGGATTTGTGAATGTGCGGGAAGGTGAGATCATACATCACACGAAACATCCGCAGATGATATTCCAGGACCCATATTCTTCCCTCAATCCGGGAAAACGAGTGGAATGGATCCTGGAGGAACCGCTGCGCATGCAGAAAGTTCCCAAAGAGGAGCGCCGAAGAAGAGTCCTGGCTATGGCAGAAAAGACAGGGCTTTCCAAGGAACATCTGAAGCGGCATCCCCGGGAATTGTCCGGCGGTCAGCGCCAGAGAGTGAGTATAGCGGCTTCCCTTCTCCAGGGGGCACGGTTTATTATAGCGGATGAACCGGTATCCGCATTGGATGTGACGATCCAGAGGCAGATCATGGAACTGATCATAAAGCTTCAGGAGGAGATGAAGTTCTCCGTTCTTTTTATTTCCCATGATCTGAATGTGATCTACCAGATGTGCGACAGGGTTCTGGTGATGAGGGACGGAAGGATTGTGGAGGAAGGGGATGTGGAGGAGGTATTTTCCTGTCCAAAAGCTGCATATACAAAAGAGTTGATGGCAGCCACATTAGATGTGGAAGGAATGTGA